AGCGAGAGACATGATGTGTTGGCCTCCGCGGAGTTCAACCACCCCAGCGACAACGCCGAGCGGGCCAACATGGGCGCCGAGTACGTCTACGCGCCCATGGAGCGCATTCAGCTGGCGCTGCGGGGCGGGTACATGTTCAACAGGGACACCCAGAGCTACGCCTTCGGTTTCGGCGTTCATTTCCCGACCAGCGCGAACGCCATGGCGAACGTGAATTATTCCTTTTCGGACCTGGACGTGCTGGGCAGCGCGCATCAGGTGAGCGTGGTTCTGTCCTACTGATCCGACGGCGGCCCGGTCCGGACCGTTTCCCGAAAGGGGGGACGCCTCCCGGGCGCGAACGAGACCGACCCGGGCCGCCTCTTCTCTCTCGCCCCGGATGGCCGGTCCGGCGGCGACCAACCGTTCCACGCGGACACGGACGGAGAAGAGGAACGGGATCTCCGGCATGGGAAGGAGAGGGTGACCGAAACCACGGACCGCGAGGAGCGGCAACCGACAAAACGGTTGACAACGGGGGGTGTCGGTCGTAGAGTGTAACTCTTGAAATTGCTAGCGGTTGGCAACTGTAGGCGGAACCGGTCCGCCGGACCGCGAGACCGCCTTCCGTATCTGTTCACTTACCGTCCAACCGGATCGACCGGTATCGGAGGAAATCGTTGATGACGCTTGTGGGCAACAACAAGTGGATCGCTGTGTTGGGATGCGTGCTCCTGGCGGGGATGCTCACCTTCGTTTCCGCGATCGCCCAAGACACACCGACCCCGAATGCGACCGCCGAGAACCCGGCGGAGATGGCGGATGAAGCCATCGGCGGCATGACCGACTCGATGGGCCTTTCGGACAGCCTGGGTGAGATGGGCGACACGGTCGCCGCGGGCGCCGGTTTCACGGACATCGAGGAGGAAGGCGGCATTCTGGACAAGATGGCCCAGAGTGGCTTCGTGGAGCTGTTCCACAAGGGCGGCCGGTTCATGTGGGCCCTGCTCTTCCTGACCGTGCTCGGACTCGCCGTGATTCTGGAGCGCTTCTACACGCTCGCCAAGTCCCGCACCAACGTACGCAAGCTGACGGCGGAGATCGCCGAGGCGCTGCGCCACGAGGGGATCGAAGGGGCGAAGCGGGTTTGCGAGAGAACCCGCGGTCCGATCGCCGCGATCCTCCACGCGGGCCTCTCCAAGGCGAACCGCGGCCCGGAGGAGATCGAGAAGGCGATCCAGAGCGCCGGCACGATCGAGATGTCTTTCCTGGAGCGCGGCCTCGTGGTGATCTCGTCGGTCGCCACCATCGGCCCGTTGCTCGGATTCCTCGGCACCGCGTCCGGTATGATCAACGCGTTCGAGACCATCGCCGCCGCAGAGCAGGTGAACGCCAAGCTGGTGGCGAGCGGTATCTCCGAGGCGCTGATCACCACCGCCGCGGGCCTCTCCATCGCCATCCCGGCGCAGGCGGCTTATAACTTCTTCGTCGCCCAGGTGGATCGGTTCATCATCGAGATGGAGCAGGCTTCCACGGAGATGATCGATACGCTGATCTCCCTGGAAGAAGGCAAGGCATGAAATTCCGGAAGCTGAGGACATCGACGGAGATCCCGAGCGCGTCCATGTCGGATATCGCGTTCCTGCTCTTGATCTTCTTCCTCGTGACGACGATCTTCAACACGGAGAAGGGGATCCAGTTGATGCTCCCGAACGCCAACACGTCGGCGGTGAGGATCAACAAGCAGAACATCCTCGAGATCAAGGCGGATGCCGCCGGCCGTGTGACGTTGGACGATCAGCCGATCGCGATCAAGCAGATCCGGGACGTGGTGCGCCAGCGGCAGTTCGATAACGACAAGCTGATTTGCGTGATCGAAACGCACCCGCGCGCGTACTACGGGATCATGGTGGACATCCTCGACGAGCTGAAGATCGCCGAAGCGAGGAAGATCACCCTGAGGACCGCGAAAACCTCGGGGTAGGAACGGGGAATCCATGCCGGGACGTTTTAAAAAGAAAGCGAAGATGGATGCGCAGGTGCCGACCTCTTCGATGGCGGACCTCGCCTTTCTTCTCCTGGTATTCTTCATGGTGACGACCATTTTCCGTCTGGAGGACGGTCTGCCGATCGAGTTGCCGAAAGCGGCGGCCGCCCAGCAGATCCCCCGGGAGAAATTGGTTCACATCTGGGTCAACCAGAGACGCCAGGTTTCGATCAACGATAATCTGGTCCCGGTCGCGGGGATCCAGACGATCATCCTGAGCAAGCTCCAGCAGAATCCGGCCCTGATCGTGGCGTTCAACGCGGACAAGCGCGCGCCCTACGATCTGATGTCCGACATCATGGAGGAGCTGAAACAGGTGAACGCCACCAAGGTCTCCTTCACCGCCGACTACGAGCGGTTACGATAGGAGTACCCCATGGCCGAACAACAACAAGTCATGAGCGCGAATCTCCAGTTCAAGCTCGGTTTCCACAAGTATTTCGACGTGGCGATGATCGGGTCGGTGTTGATTCATCTGCTCGGTTTTCTGATCGCCCCGAACTACGAACCGGAGCCCTACGAGCTTGCGGAGGAAGAGATCGTCGTCATCGAGGCGCCGGAGGAGGTCACCGTGCCTCTCCCGCCGGTGGCGGTGGCCCGGCCCTCCATTCCGATTTCCGCCGAGTTCGCCGACGTGGAGATCTCGGAGGAGGCGGATCCGGAGGAGACGATTCTCGATACCGACGTGGACATCAACAGCCCCACCGCGGCCCGATTGAATTACGTCGATCCCAGTTCCTTGGGAGACGAAGGGGCGTTCCTCTCCTACAGCGACCCGCCGATGGAGAAGAGGATCTACAAACCGGACTACCCCGAACTCGCCCGGCAGGCCGGGATCGAGGGGACGGTGGTGTCCAAGGTGTATATCGACGAGACGGGCAAGGTGATCAAGGTGGAGGTGGTCCAATCGCCGTCGGAGATTTTCATCGAACCGGTGATGCAGGCTCTCTATAAGAGCACCTTCTATCCGGCCAAGCAGAGGGATATTCCGGTAAAGAGCCGGATCATCGTCCCCTTTGATTTTTACATCAATCCCGCGGGACGGTAGCCGCGACGGCGCCCCGCCCGGTCGTCGGGCGGGGCGCTTTTTTTTGCCCCGGCGGAGAGTCTTCTCTTCGAAGGGGGCGGAAAGGAGTGCCGGGCCATGTCGTTCGGGAAGGATCTGATCGCCCTTTTCCTCACGCCCGTCCGCCTCTACGAGTCGGTTCGGGAGCATCCCCGCTGCCGCTGGGCGGTAATCCTCATTCTCGTCGTTCTCTTTCTCGCCACCTTTCTCACCCTGGATATTCTGATTCAGGAGGGGATGAGGCGGGGCGCCGAGCAGGCGGCGGAGAGGGGGATGGACGCGGCCCGGATGGCCGAGATGGCCGACCATCCCGCTGCGAAGATCTCCATTCTTCTCGCGACCCCCGTCGGACTGATCGTCTTTCTCCTCGGTTTCTCCGCCGCGGCGTGGCTCTTTCTCGCCCTCACCGGCGGGGCGCCGGAGCCGAAGCCCTTCGCCGCGCTCTTCCGCGCCGCCGCATGGGCCAAGCTGGTGGAGATCCCCCGCATGATCCTCTGGACCCCGCTCACCCTCGCCAAGGGGACGCCGATGGTCTTCTTCGGCCCCGCGGCGCTTCTGAGGGGCGCGCCGGAGGGGAAGCTCTTCACCGCCCTCGCGGCGCTGGACCTCTTTTCCATCTGGTATCTGGTTCTCTTCACGGTCGGCGCGCGGACCCTCCTCCGGATCTCGACCGGAAGGGCCGCGGTCGTGGTGATCCTCCCTTGGGCGCTCTGGCAGGGGGTTCGTGTTTTTCTGGCCTGAGAGGGGCCCGGAAATGATCGAACCGGGACGGACGCTCGTCTATCTCTCGGGAGCGGCGGCCGAATTCCGTGCTGGACTTTAGGAAACCGCTCTTTTTAACCTGTCGTAGTACGAGGCAGGTGGATCAGCCGATGTCCCGGGGGGGCGACGAACGCCCCCTCGTCACGGGAAGGAGTTTTTGCATGACCGTGAAGAGAACCTCCGTCTTCCTCGTAGCCGTCCTTCTGCTTCTCCCGATGGCGGCGCCGGCGCGGGCCGCCGCGACGGGAACCGAAGATCTTCTCCGCCGGATCCGGGAGGAAAAGCCGATCCGGATCGAAGAGTGCGTCCGCGTCGCGCTGGAGACGAATCCCGGTCTCCGCTCGGGCCGCGAGTCGGTGCGTTCCACGGAGAGGGCCGTGTGGGAGTCCTATTCCACCTTTCTCCCGAACCTCTCTTTCGGCCTGAGCGGATCGAGAACCAAGCAGGCGAGCTATACCCTCTATCGTCCCGGCATCGACGAAGACAAGTACAACTTTTACTCATCCAGCATTCAGCTCAGTCAGACGCTTTTCAGCTGGTCCGGCATCAAGGGGATCCATCAGGCGCGCAACATGCGCGACGCGGACCGGGCGGGATTCGAGGCGGACCGCCAGAGTCTGGTCTACCAGGTGCGGACGGGATGTCACAACCTGCTCAAGATGGAGGATCTTCTCGACGTGGCGCTGGAAAACCTCCAGGTCGGCCAGGAGCAGCTGAAACTGGCGGAGAAGATGAAGGAGGTCGGCGCCGGCGTGATCGCCGACGTGCTCAAGGCGAGCGCCCAGGTGGAATCGAACCGGCTGGACGTCATCACGGCGGAGAAGAACCTCGCCGTCGCCCGCGCCGCGTTGCTCGGCTACATGGGACTGGACGTGACGTTGCCGATCCACGTGGAGCGGGTCGACGAGGTGAACCCGGAAATCCCCGACTTCGGGACCAGCCTAAAGCGCGCGATGGAGAATCGACCCGATCTCCGCGAGATGGAGGAGAATCTCCAGGCGTCCAAGGACGGCGTCGGCGCCGCTTGGGGGAGCCACCTCCCCTCTCTGAACGGCAGCTTCCGATACGGCTGGAACAACGACGAACTGAGCGCCGATCTGTTCGATGAGGAGAGAAACAACTGGACCGCCAGCATCTCCCTCTCCGTCCCCCTCTTCGACGTGGGGACCTATTCCCGGATCGGACAGAGGAAGGCGGGCGTGGAATCGGCCCGTTGGGGCTTGGAGGCGACCCGGCAGAATGTGGCGTTGGAGATCCAGAACGCGATCCTCGTGATCGAGGAGAGCGCCAAGAAGATGGAAGTGGCGGAGCGGAACGTGGCCGCCGCCGACGAGGACCTCCGGGTCTCGGAGGGGAAGTACAAACACGGGCTGGTGGCGATCCTCGACCTGATCCAGGCGAAGGCGTCGCTCGCCGAGGCGAAGGCGGGGCGGGTCGAGGCCCGCTACAACTACCTCTCCGCACGCGCGGAGCTGATGAGGGCGATCGGCGAGGGGGAATAGATTGGCGTCGAAGGGAGACACGCTCATCGAGGCGCGGGACCTCGTGAAAACCTACCGGCTCGGTTCGCTTACGGTGCCCGCGCTCCGGGGCGTTTCGTTCCACATCCTGAGGAACGATTACATCGCCATCATGGGCCCCTCGGGATCGGGGAAATCGACCCTGATGAACCTCCTCGGCTGTCTCGATACGCCCACGTCGGGGGAGTACCATCTGGACGGCACGCTCGTTTCCATCCTTTCGGACGATGAGCTGGCGGCGATCCGTAACCGCCGGATCGGTTTCGTCTTCCAGACCTTCAATCTGCTGCCGCGGGCGACGGGATTCCAGAACGTGGAGCTGCCGCTGATCTACGCCGGCATCTCCAAGGAGGAGCGGCGCCGGCGGGTGTCGGAAGCGATCGACGCGGTGGGCCTGACGGACCGGGCGCACCACAGGCCGAGCGAGCTTTCGGGCGGACAGCGCCAGAGGGTCGCCATCGCCCGGGCGCTGGTCAACAACCCGTCCATCATCCTCGCCGACGAGCCGACGGGGAACCTGGACACCGCTACCGGCGATGAAATCATGAGTGTGTTCGAGTCGATACGGGCCGCCGGCAACACGGTGATTCTGGTGACGCACGAAGAGGAGATCGCGGCGAAAGCGGACCGGATCATCCGCCTCAGGGACGGCCGGATCGAGGAGGACCGAGTCCGGGAAGGCGTCTCCTGACCGGGACGCGGCGACGGCATTCCCCGGCGGGGGAGGGGGACCGCCCTCCTCGGGAGGAGGAGGGGCGTTTGGACCACCCGAGGGCTCTGGAGCTGGCGGAAAGGGAGATCGGACGGGCCCGGGGCTCCCTGGACCTCCGTTTCGATCTCTGGGAGGTCCGGGCGGCGGCACGGGGCGACGGAATCGCCCTGGAGGGGCGTACCACCTCCTCGAAAGCGCTCGACCTTCTCCGGGAGGCGCTCGGAGCCTCGGCGGTCCCCGCCCGGGACGGGATCCGGCTTCTCCCCCGAGAGGGGACCGCGGCTTGGGTCGTTTCCGCCCCCGTGGCCGGCCTTCACGATCGCCCCGATTTTCACTCCCCCCTCGTCACCCAGGCGATCCTCGGCGAGCGACTGACCCTCCTGGACGACGACGGCGCGGATTGGCTCCCCGTTCGTGTCGAAGACGGCTACGTCGGTTTCGCCCACCGGGGCACTCTTGCCGAGGCGAGGCAGGATCGGAGAACCGATCGGGAGCCTTCCCCCCTGATCCGGATCGAAACCAGGCGCGCCCTCATTCACGCCGTCCCCTCCGAAACGTCCCTTCCCGTCCGCGAGGCGGTGTTCGGGTCGATCCTCCTCTCCCGCGCGCGCCGGGGTGGATGGACCGGGGTGGAGCTGCCGGACGGGGCGGTCGGCTGGGTGCGGAACGAGGAGTGCGCCCCCACGGACGGATCGAAGGGGAAGCCGGCGCCGCGCCGGATCGTGGAAACCGCGCGGATTTTCCTCGGAGTTCCCTATCTGTGGGGAGGGACATCCACATTCGGGATCGACTGCTCGGGGCTCGTCCAGAGGGTGTTCGGCGCCTGGGGGATCCGACTCCCTCGGGACGCGGACCTGCAGTGCCGGGTGGCGGCCCCTCTGCGGGAAGGAGCCCGGCGCCGGGAAGGGGACCTGCTCTTCTTCGGCGGCGACCGGGTCACCCACGTCGCCGTCAGCCTCGGGGGAGCCCAGCTCATCCACGCCTCCGGCTGGGTGCGCGTGCAATCTCTGCGCCCCGACTCGCCCTCCTACCGCAAGGATCTCCGGGAGAGCTACCGGGGCGCGGGGCGGATCCCCGGTCTGGACGCGTGACGCGGGAGGGCCCGTGCCGGTTTAACCGAACGGGAAGGGGCGTTATACTGGACCGGAAGGAGGCGGGCGCGGCCGTCGGCGAAGCGGCCGGCGCCGGAAACGAGGAACGACGAACGATGGTGCCGCGATGCCGCTTTTGATCCTACGCTTGTTTCTGCTGGCGATCGTCCTTCGGCTTTTACTGGGGATTTACCGGTATTTCCGCCGGTCCAGGCCTCCGGCGCCTCCGCAATTCCGCGACCAGTACGATCGGAAGGAGCCGGAGATCGAGGACGCGGACTACGAGGAGATCGATCGGAAACCGGGGAATTCCGGTTGACGGACCGCGGCGGGGCCGCCTATAGTATGGTGACTCGTGAGGGAGATTGTACAACGATGAAGATTCGACTGCGACGCGCCGGATTCATGTTGCTCGACTTGGCGGTGGTTCTCGCCATTCTCTTGTTGATCTTCTTGATTCAGATCTCGATCGTGCATCGGAATCGGGTCTTCAAGGAGCAGAAACAGGCGCGGCAACAGATGAAGTGGATCGCCCAGGCCGAGGAGCTGTACTACCACGACAACGGCCGTTACACGGACCGTTTGGACAAGCTCTCTTTCTATGTGCGGGACAAAAACACCTTCGTCTGCCCCACCACGCGGGAGTTGTACCGCCTCTGGATGGATGACGTGGGTCGTTACACGCTCGAGAGCCCCGGCGGCCACGGCTCGATTCTGTCCGGCGATCCGGACTGGAGCGAGTAACGTCGCCTCGGTGCGTCCGCCCTTATTCCTTCCAGTGCTTTTGTTCCACTTCGCGGAGGATGCTGTCGATCTGTTCCTTGACGCGCACCTCCGCGCTCGGCTCGAAGAGCACCTTCTGGATCCTTCCGTGGGAATCCTTCTTGGCGTAGCGGATCGACTGGAGCACCTCGATCGGCGCGAGGATGTCCCGGGAGACGCGGACCTCGATCGGGTCTCCGTCCACGTTTTCGGCCGGGCTGTTGAAGGGGGACATGCCGAGAGCCCAGCCGTGGGCCAACATTCCGCAGAGGGCGATCCGGAGGCGGTTCCACCCCTCTTCGGTGGAGAGGTCCAGGTTCCCCTTCAGCCTCTGCATCAGCCCGTCCACGACGGGGGTGATCCTCTCGATGATCTCCGGCTCCAGGCGGAGCTTGGCGAGGTTGATGAACATCTGCTGCACGATGTCGCTGGTCGGCGTCATCCCCTGATCTCCTTAACGATGAATGGGCTGCGAGCGTGTCTCTGTACCGATCATCGGCCCGATCGCGCCCGGGGTTTACGCCTTTTCTATTGACGGAAACTCCGGACGCTGCATATTGTTAGGTTCAAAT
The genomic region above belongs to Candidatus Eisenbacteria bacterium and contains:
- a CDS encoding TolC family protein, with the protein product MTVKRTSVFLVAVLLLLPMAAPARAAATGTEDLLRRIREEKPIRIEECVRVALETNPGLRSGRESVRSTERAVWESYSTFLPNLSFGLSGSRTKQASYTLYRPGIDEDKYNFYSSSIQLSQTLFSWSGIKGIHQARNMRDADRAGFEADRQSLVYQVRTGCHNLLKMEDLLDVALENLQVGQEQLKLAEKMKEVGAGVIADVLKASAQVESNRLDVITAEKNLAVARAALLGYMGLDVTLPIHVERVDEVNPEIPDFGTSLKRAMENRPDLREMEENLQASKDGVGAAWGSHLPSLNGSFRYGWNNDELSADLFDEERNNWTASISLSVPLFDVGTYSRIGQRKAGVESARWGLEATRQNVALEIQNAILVIEESAKKMEVAERNVAAADEDLRVSEGKYKHGLVAILDLIQAKASLAEAKAGRVEARYNYLSARAELMRAIGEGE
- a CDS encoding C40 family peptidase, yielding MDHPRALELAEREIGRARGSLDLRFDLWEVRAAARGDGIALEGRTTSSKALDLLREALGASAVPARDGIRLLPREGTAAWVVSAPVAGLHDRPDFHSPLVTQAILGERLTLLDDDGADWLPVRVEDGYVGFAHRGTLAEARQDRRTDREPSPLIRIETRRALIHAVPSETSLPVREAVFGSILLSRARRGGWTGVELPDGAVGWVRNEECAPTDGSKGKPAPRRIVETARIFLGVPYLWGGTSTFGIDCSGLVQRVFGAWGIRLPRDADLQCRVAAPLREGARRREGDLLFFGGDRVTHVAVSLGGAQLIHASGWVRVQSLRPDSPSYRKDLRESYRGAGRIPGLDA
- a CDS encoding biopolymer transporter ExbD, with product MKFRKLRTSTEIPSASMSDIAFLLLIFFLVTTIFNTEKGIQLMLPNANTSAVRINKQNILEIKADAAGRVTLDDQPIAIKQIRDVVRQRQFDNDKLICVIETHPRAYYGIMVDILDELKIAEARKITLRTAKTSG
- a CDS encoding YIP1 family protein, giving the protein MSFGKDLIALFLTPVRLYESVREHPRCRWAVILILVVLFLATFLTLDILIQEGMRRGAEQAAERGMDAARMAEMADHPAAKISILLATPVGLIVFLLGFSAAAWLFLALTGGAPEPKPFAALFRAAAWAKLVEIPRMILWTPLTLAKGTPMVFFGPAALLRGAPEGKLFTALAALDLFSIWYLVLFTVGARTLLRISTGRAAVVVILPWALWQGVRVFLA
- a CDS encoding biopolymer transporter ExbD, producing MPGRFKKKAKMDAQVPTSSMADLAFLLLVFFMVTTIFRLEDGLPIELPKAAAAQQIPREKLVHIWVNQRRQVSINDNLVPVAGIQTIILSKLQQNPALIVAFNADKRAPYDLMSDIMEELKQVNATKVSFTADYERLR
- a CDS encoding ABC transporter ATP-binding protein; protein product: MASKGDTLIEARDLVKTYRLGSLTVPALRGVSFHILRNDYIAIMGPSGSGKSTLMNLLGCLDTPTSGEYHLDGTLVSILSDDELAAIRNRRIGFVFQTFNLLPRATGFQNVELPLIYAGISKEERRRRVSEAIDAVGLTDRAHHRPSELSGGQRQRVAIARALVNNPSIILADEPTGNLDTATGDEIMSVFESIRAAGNTVILVTHEEEIAAKADRIIRLRDGRIEEDRVREGVS
- a CDS encoding MotA/TolQ/ExbB proton channel family protein, producing MAQSGFVELFHKGGRFMWALLFLTVLGLAVILERFYTLAKSRTNVRKLTAEIAEALRHEGIEGAKRVCERTRGPIAAILHAGLSKANRGPEEIEKAIQSAGTIEMSFLERGLVVISSVATIGPLLGFLGTASGMINAFETIAAAEQVNAKLVASGISEALITTAAGLSIAIPAQAAYNFFVAQVDRFIIEMEQASTEMIDTLISLEEGKA
- a CDS encoding energy transducer TonB, whose protein sequence is MAEQQQVMSANLQFKLGFHKYFDVAMIGSVLIHLLGFLIAPNYEPEPYELAEEEIVVIEAPEEVTVPLPPVAVARPSIPISAEFADVEISEEADPEETILDTDVDINSPTAARLNYVDPSSLGDEGAFLSYSDPPMEKRIYKPDYPELARQAGIEGTVVSKVYIDETGKVIKVEVVQSPSEIFIEPVMQALYKSTFYPAKQRDIPVKSRIIVPFDFYINPAGR